A window of the Cystobacter fuscus genome harbors these coding sequences:
- a CDS encoding Rieske 2Fe-2S domain-containing protein, translating into MRDTWYPVLESKRLGRRPVGVTRLGRELVLWRDARGQPVAQEAACPHHRGADLSRGRVVGGCLECPYHGMRFAVDGACVRVPCEGKARPIRADLRVRGYAVRESLGLVWLWWGEQRSELPPLPWNQELPGEGADTCTATLTWDVPFARVMEGNLDLHHFPFAHRRWALGTGTWLDPYTARLEGDVIHTHGVLREDDGKPWDGRSGFAAELKVLFPHLMLARFGGLTQALVAATPIDAEHTWVVFRYRSALPLVGGLVAWLLVRTELWLIQPEDYALLRDSEPRHPAREDFHLVRADAGIALWFRLYERRLEAQPK; encoded by the coding sequence GTGCGCGACACGTGGTACCCGGTGCTGGAGTCGAAGCGGCTGGGCCGCCGGCCGGTGGGCGTCACCCGGCTCGGGCGCGAGCTCGTGCTGTGGCGGGACGCGCGGGGCCAGCCGGTGGCTCAGGAAGCCGCCTGTCCCCACCACCGGGGCGCCGACCTCTCCCGGGGCCGGGTGGTGGGTGGATGCCTGGAGTGCCCCTACCATGGCATGCGCTTCGCGGTGGATGGCGCGTGCGTGCGCGTGCCTTGCGAGGGGAAGGCGCGCCCGATCCGGGCCGACCTGCGGGTGAGGGGATACGCGGTGCGGGAGAGCCTCGGCCTGGTGTGGCTGTGGTGGGGCGAGCAACGGAGCGAGCTTCCCCCGCTGCCCTGGAACCAGGAGCTTCCCGGGGAGGGAGCGGACACGTGCACCGCCACGCTGACGTGGGACGTTCCCTTCGCCCGGGTGATGGAGGGGAATCTGGACCTGCACCACTTCCCCTTCGCGCACCGCCGGTGGGCTCTGGGGACGGGGACCTGGCTGGACCCTTACACGGCGCGCCTCGAGGGCGATGTCATCCACACCCACGGCGTCCTGCGCGAGGACGATGGCAAGCCTTGGGATGGTCGAAGCGGTTTCGCGGCGGAGCTCAAGGTGCTCTTTCCCCATCTGATGCTCGCCCGCTTTGGTGGCCTCACCCAGGCCCTGGTGGCCGCCACGCCCATCGACGCGGAGCACACCTGGGTAGTCTTCCGCTATCGCAGTGCTCTCCCACTCGTGGGCGGGCTGGTGGCGTGGTTGCTGGTCCGGACGGAACTGTGGCTCATCCAGCCGGAAGACTACGCACTGCTGCGCGACAGTGAGCCCCGGCATCCCGCCCGCGAGGACTTCCACCTGGTGCGGGCCGACGCGGGCATCGCGCTCTGGTTCCGCTTGTACGAGCGACGGCTGGAGGCCCAGCCCAAATAA